From ANME-2 cluster archaeon, one genomic window encodes:
- a CDS encoding PIN domain-containing protein has product MNGETDVSHRYQHISGRSSLSRKADSVIRFFQETDLEKTYMTDLSLHSIGIILFRLGKYDVFTSFLEDMVIDGIEILSAVPEDLTNLPITAEKFNLDFDDTYQYMLAEKHQLEIISFDKDFDETELGRKEPSEIVH; this is encoded by the coding sequence TTGAATGGAGAGACTGATGTATCTCATAGATACCAACATATTTCTGGAAGGTCTTCTCTATCAAGAAAAGCAGATTCCGTTATCCGTTTTTTTCAGGAAACAGATTTGGAAAAGACATATATGACCGACCTTTCACTTCATTCTATTGGCATAATTCTATTCAGGCTTGGGAAATACGATGTCTTCACATCATTTCTGGAAGATATGGTAATCGATGGAATAGAAATACTCTCAGCAGTGCCGGAAGATTTGACCAATTTACCCATAACGGCTGAAAAATTCAATCTCGATTTTGATGATACATATCAATATATGCTGGCTGAAAAACATCAATTGGAGATCATCAGTTTTGATAAAGATTTTGATGAAACTGAACTTGGGCGAAAAGAACCCTCCGAAATAGTCCATTAA
- a CDS encoding DUF2281 domain-containing protein, with product MSTRSLEHKIDMLPPELQKEAADFIDFLLTRKTPGKRKKPTLKWIGSLKEYRSQYTSLELQEKALEWRD from the coding sequence ATGTCAACCAGGTCTTTAGAGCATAAAATCGATATGCTGCCACCAGAACTGCAAAAAGAGGCAGCCGATTTCATAGACTTTCTGCTCACCAGGAAAACTCCCGGGAAAAGGAAAAAGCCCACACTGAAGTGGATAGGCAGCCTGAAAGAATATCGCAGCCAGTACACTTCCCTGGAACTCCAGGAAAAAGCCCTTGAATGGAGAGACTGA